ttaaaggaagcaaaCAAATACAGTGCTGAGAATCTGCCAGACTACACATAAAAGATTTGATCCTACTCCACTTGAAAGTTGGTTTACttccaaatacaaaaaaaccccataaaatgCCATCAAGTCAGAGCACTAATGTTTCATTGCCACATTGTCTTGATATAAGGTCTTCACAGCCTACAATGCAATTAAGAAGTTTGATCCTTTGGtcttatttactgtattttattccaGTCAAGctcaaaacccaccaaacctcCCACAATGAATAGCTTTCATAGAGCAGATGGAAAAGACTTGATGTAAAATTGTGCTCTCTAGTGGAGAAACTTGATTTTGTGCAATAAAAGCTCAAGCCATGGCGATCCATCTGCTTAACCAACCAACAGGTTTacagtgcagagaaaaatatcaagATTTTCCACAATACGAGAGGAGTGCAAGTGCCTAGTTCAACGTATTTATTATGACCAGAATAGGTTTATACTGAGTTACATGACGGATTACAGCTATATAAGGTTTCTAAATATACAACAAAATAATGTCAGTCTTAAAACATGTTTCTAtgtttatttagatttttaaagtaatggCACTCTTAATGAAAtagcaaaacatttccttttaatgatGTGACACTTTAATATAGTCCTATATAATACTATATAGTTTGATGAAAATAGGTTAATTTTACACCAGATAGTGCTACTTTGTTTACCTAATGAAAGCTAGAATTTTTCTATAAGTAAGGGTTTAATAACATAATTCTCTGTCGATTTATTTTTTGAGAGAAGAGCTGACATGATTACCAACTTCTTTATTTCTAGTTATGCATACACCACTAAGCTTAAACATACTGAATGGGTCTTCAGGAAACACTAAAACACTAACTCCTGctcaatttgttttcttatagCATTAACAAAATACAACCCATTCtctttgcagcagctgccctacctctatttttttctaggCAGGTATGGACCAATGAACGCATTAACTCAATCTAATAGCAGACGAGTTAGAACCtattctttaaaacaatttggCCACTTCATGCTCCCGCAATGGTGTACAGGATTTAGCTTCTTTAAACTCGGTATCTTAACTAGGCTGTTGGAATAGATCTGAAGTTAGAAGCCAGACATACAAAAGACTTAAAAAGCTAAATGTACACCCAACTCatgctaattttaaaatatattaaaatttggCATACATTCTAATTCAAGAGTAAGGATCTAGCAAGACATGGATATTAGATTTCTCTTATGTGGTTGCAGAATATTATGATCAGCTGTTGACTGTTGCAAAAAGTAATACTCTCTCTTTCCCCTTGGCCCTTAAAGatgaaatggggggggggggggggtgtgtgaTGAATGCATAAGAAAGGTAGCTCTGTGTTTCATGTCTGTCTTTCAAGTTCCCTAGTATATTCAGAAAAGACAGCCTAACAATTCAGCAAAGCCAGCATTCTAGATTTAATAAGTATCACAACTTCATAAGTAACACAGCATCATACAAGCTGAAAGATTTGccagtagatttttttttttttgatggaatAAAGCTCACAACTGATCGTACACCCAGAGCACAGAAAGAGTTCCACTGACTTCCAGCATAACTGATGCTGACACGGCAGCAATTTAAGCGCTTGTATTTAGTGAACCCCATGACAGCAAGCAGAGTTCCTAAATTTCTGCACCGGCAGTCATTCAGAATTTTGTCTGGGGAACAGTTGCCACGATTGGGTAAAAGAAAAACCTAGCTCTACTTCAGCAGTTTTGTCATACCACTTAATAGAAAGATGTATAAGAAGTAATAAATTGTAGTCTGGGTATGACTAAACATTTATggctatttatttaaatatttctgaagtgctgGAGCTCTGCAAGACACtgtttctatttaatatttctCCACAAGTTTTCATGATATTCTTTAAATTCTGTCCTTCACGTGGCTGTATCACTTaaaccttattttttatttttcatctaaaaaaGAAGTCTTGAAATTAAGGAGCCAGAAAGACAGGAGAGATATCCCTCGAAGTCCTGTGTAGTTACTGTTACAGACAGGCAGAGAGAGCAATCTTAAATACTTttagtttaattaaaattcattaGCAGTCATGCAAAATTAACACACAGTTGTGAGCATACTGTAGCACCACTTGAAGTTAACTGGTACATGTTATTAGCACTGTTGTTGCGATACCTGTCAGTCACACTAGTGCATGGACAGAAGGGAGGCAGCCCAGTAACTAAGAGAAACCGCAGCCTTTCTAAGCCTCATCCAAGAGCAGGTACGTTTGCAAACCCTCTATTTTTAAGCTACAAAAGCATTATCACAGCAAGGCAGATGTTTCACTGGGTTTTGCAAACTCTGCTAACTACATTATGTTTGTTCACCGTCAAAATTTATAAACCTACTGAGCTGTACTtctgtttgttggtttgttttttgtttttttttagattagGCTGTAAAGGGTCTAAAACACCAAGTCCAGAATCTTACTACAAGCTACAGGATCCTACTTAACAATTCAGTTTAGCCTATGGAAAAAGTGCAAACATGTTATCTTCCAAGTAAATCAATCTCTGCATTTCTTGATgggagaaaaagacagaaaccaaacccccaaacaattCATACTGACTTCCCATCCTATCCTGCAAGACGACTTTGTGAGGTTTTTGGGACACAGCTAGGAAGTCATCCACAATAACAAACGACAGTTGCTACTACAGTGCTATCATGACAGACCATTTTAAGGTTAACTTAAAATAACTCCTTTGGAAGCTATTGTGCAAAGAACACCAAAGCCTGCACTCACCTGTTTAGAATTCAGGTACTCTCCCTACTCCATGATAAAGAGGTTTTAGAGAATACAAAAGCACAGTCCAAGGGGTCCTCATAAGACAGAGCAAATTTCAGCCTTCTCTCACTTTGCTATATCTCAACAGTTGCAGGAGTGCTGTTCGTGTAGCCACCTTTAGACTTCATGTGGTCCTGAATTGATACAGCCTAGAAAAAAAGTTCATTAGAACTTGCATTTTATGAAGTCTGGTTGCCAGAGCAATTATTAAAACCATCAATTTGAAGAGGCAGGTGAGACATAAGTTTACAGTGCTGGGTCCCAAAGGTAGTAGGGAGAAATAACAACTAAACCCAGGATTGTTAAATACTATCTTAAGTCAGTGCATTCAGATAGGTCCTGCTATCCAAAATCCATTTATTCCTATATCCCTcaccctggcacagctttgacTTCAAGATGATGTGTTATCTGGACCTAGTATCAAGTGCATCCACAAAATCCTTAGCCAAAAGGTTCTCATCATACAAAAGGTACTGGGGAAATTAGCACTTCGTGCTGAATATATGTTCCACAGTATCTTGTGTTTACAAACTAAAGGTCAGTTCTGTTCTGATGCTGTTCTAttgacttttaaaaagtcagatttttctctctcttacaATTAGCTAGCATTTTATTAGCTACCTGCTTTACAGGCTAATGAGCAGAGAGTTCTGCTTATCCAAGAGGTGCACACTTACGGATGAGTAGTCACTATTCATGTCTCCTGCCCCAACATGCGCAGTGTGTACAAAGTTCATTGGTTCTCCTATCATATTCCGGTCCAGTCTCCGACgtctcttctgtaagaaaaaagatACCTATTCAAAAAACACGAGCAGCTTTCAGGCAGAAACAAGCatctcaaataaaaaaacaaaacataactAAAAAACAGGTGGTGCCTCATAGCAACTGTTTCAGACTGTTTGCAATAAGAGAGGGTCAAAGTCACTTTTATTACTGCTAACTGAATTGTTGCAAAAACTTTCTTTAATATTGGAAAGCCAAAGCCTGAGAACTGCAAACAGTCATATGGCCAAAGTTTCTGGCAAAACACACATAGTTCAAACACAGTTTAACAGATCTGGGTTTAGGTTTGACATTACTTAGCACAAACTAATCAAAACAACATGAcaatgaaagcattttccaaataactgaaagacaaaatttcAAGTCTGATAAAGGATGGCAGTTGTGCATCTACCTACCGGCTGGGGCTGTTCACCATTGCAccaattaaaacaaaccaggaATTCAGTCATTATGTTCTTCAGTAGGTAATAAGGTCTTGCTAAGCGTAATTATTTCTCAGGGAGTTAAAGCAGCACAAGGACCAAGATGCAGTTCCTAAAGTaagcttagaaaaaaatcactcGTGCAGATTCACTGGTAAAGATCACAGAAAGCATCTGATGAGTAtacctgaaaagaaattatttaaatttataataaagTGTACCAAAGTCTTGTAACATTTATTGAGCAATAGATGCTTCAGAAGACTAAAACAAGACTGCAAAATTCTTAAACATACCTGGACAGAAGAGCAGCATCAATTTCAAATCAGTGTTCATGTCAGAAATCAGGGTTGAGAACCCCACACATCGACTGCCCAGACAGATATATAAATTCTGGTTTCTTTACAAAAGCATAGCAAGAGCAACGCTAGAATGAAATCACATCTTATTTAACACTCTGCTATCTGCTTATAAGCAGAGCTAGCCAATACTTACAAACTATTTAGtatcttgaaagaaaagagcTTTGAAGTACAACAGATTGAATGCTTAACATTCACAAATGAGTGCAAAAGAAAGTTACTTTATTACACCTGATATAGCTGCTTTTCTTAG
This genomic stretch from Falco naumanni isolate bFalNau1 chromosome 7, bFalNau1.pat, whole genome shotgun sequence harbors:
- the LOC121091905 gene encoding CDC42 small effector protein 2-B-like, with the translated sequence MTEFLVCFNWCNGEQPQPKRRRRLDRNMIGEPMNFVHTAHVGAGDMNSDYSSAVSIQDHMKSKGGYTNSTPATVEI